A window of the Acidobacteriota bacterium genome harbors these coding sequences:
- a CDS encoding CHAT domain-containing protein, translating to MGEEIARDLVGLGQDLYHQLFPRELQTIYRSVRDQVRTLLVVSDEPWIHWEMVHPPDEGDSFLCLRHVFGRWLAGERPLAPDRQIENLLFIQGGDDEQLQGTGSERQFLEDFAQEIDGLHFSPATAQDSSQLIDLLQSQSFDLLHFAGHGQHDPKRPSEAKILLFDGSFRARQLTSSVQAKLEKNRPLVVFNACQVGQIGQSLTELDGWAHRWIQRCGCSAFLAPAWSVGDQSALAFIKAFYSSLQAGQLLGEAVLQARRTLHEKDPGNLAWLAYRLYGSLNAQIVLGSLPRQPELAAEKVAQSAPERVVGSPPTASAQLPEPARPPDAPPKPQRSPGDTSRPSPARAMWRRPPILIAAWAIVLLGAVVVYLSVQPDDWDPGSIQQGPVSEEASDPVDEATEKQPTPNESASSPELPNASEQPQANTSPFSTFESKPLIPGKVVLVALDQHSGQVSEKLRTAVRAALAGSAASTPIEAPLTTSLAQDLINGYRAPNARDGETPWGAEFLLVAAGDYRELSGASQDYYEVSLTLSLELRAIRDQAVVVQQRQTTTGTDVSLDDALIMAAEAALRPMLPYLSPGDA from the coding sequence ATCGGAGAAGAGATTGCTCGCGACCTCGTTGGTCTGGGCCAAGACCTCTACCACCAGCTCTTTCCTAGAGAGCTCCAGACCATCTATCGAAGCGTTCGAGACCAAGTGAGGACGCTCCTCGTGGTTTCCGACGAGCCTTGGATCCACTGGGAGATGGTGCATCCTCCGGATGAAGGCGACTCCTTTTTGTGCCTGCGGCATGTCTTCGGTCGCTGGCTCGCCGGGGAGCGGCCCCTGGCTCCGGATCGGCAGATCGAGAATCTACTCTTCATCCAGGGTGGCGATGACGAGCAGCTCCAGGGCACAGGATCAGAACGTCAGTTCCTCGAAGATTTCGCCCAAGAGATCGACGGCCTGCACTTCTCCCCAGCCACCGCGCAGGATTCGTCTCAACTCATCGACCTTCTCCAGAGCCAGAGCTTCGACCTCCTCCACTTTGCCGGCCACGGCCAGCACGACCCCAAGCGCCCTAGCGAGGCCAAGATCCTCCTCTTCGACGGATCCTTCCGCGCCCGCCAGCTCACCTCTTCGGTACAAGCCAAGCTCGAAAAGAATCGTCCGCTGGTCGTCTTCAACGCCTGCCAGGTAGGCCAGATCGGCCAATCCCTCACCGAGCTCGACGGCTGGGCCCACCGCTGGATCCAGCGGTGCGGCTGCAGCGCCTTCCTGGCTCCGGCCTGGTCCGTCGGTGACCAGAGCGCCCTGGCCTTCATCAAGGCCTTTTACAGCAGTCTGCAAGCAGGCCAGCTCCTCGGCGAAGCCGTCTTGCAGGCTCGTAGGACGCTCCACGAAAAGGATCCCGGCAACCTCGCCTGGCTGGCCTATCGTCTCTATGGTTCGCTGAATGCTCAGATCGTCCTCGGAAGCCTGCCCAGACAACCAGAGCTAGCGGCCGAAAAGGTAGCGCAAAGCGCCCCAGAGAGGGTTGTCGGTTCGCCGCCAACCGCCTCCGCCCAGCTCCCAGAGCCGGCTCGCCCACCCGATGCACCGCCCAAACCACAGCGCAGCCCGGGCGACACCTCGAGGCCCTCGCCAGCGCGGGCCATGTGGCGGCGCCCTCCGATTCTCATCGCCGCCTGGGCGATCGTGCTTCTCGGCGCTGTCGTCGTCTACCTGAGCGTTCAGCCCGATGACTGGGACCCCGGATCAATCCAGCAAGGACCGGTCTCGGAAGAGGCTTCCGATCCTGTTGACGAAGCAACAGAGAAACAGCCCACCCCCAACGAGAGCGCGAGCAGCCCCGAGCTTCCCAACGCCTCGGAACAGCCTCAGGCCAATACCTCTCCCTTCTCGACCTTCGAATCCAAGCCCCTGATCCCCGGCAAGGTCGTCCTCGTGGCCCTCGACCAGCACAGCGGCCAGGTCAGCGAGAAGCTCCGGACTGCCGTGCGAGCCGCCCTGGCCGGTTCGGCAGCTTCGACCCCGATTGAAGCCCCGTTGACGACCTCCCTCGCGCAAGACCTGATCAACGGCTACCGAGCACCGAATGCTCGAGACGGGGAGACCCCATGGGGAGCGGAGTTCTTGCTCGTTGCCGCTGGCGACTACCGGGAGTTGTCCGGAGCTTCCCAGGACTACTACGAAGTTAGCTTGACCTTGTCTTTAGAGTTGCGGGCCATTCGCGATCAAGCCGTAGTGGTCCAACAACGACAAACCACCACAGGAACCGACGTCAGCCTAGACGATGCTCTGATCATGGCCGCTGAAGCAGCTCTTCGGCCCATGCTCCCCTACCTTTCACCAGGAGACGCCTGA
- the uvrB gene encoding excinuclease ABC subunit UvrB, with translation MPNFELISSFTPQGDQPQAIESLVEGLERGDKEQVLLGVTGSGKTYTIAKMVEAVNRPTLVLSHNKTLAAQLFQEFRSFFPNNAVEYFVSYYDYYQPEAYVPASDTYIEKETSINDEIDRLRLRATKALFDRRDVLIVASVSCIYGLGSPEAFFGMLHFFERGQEEGLEVALSKLVAMQYERTNMDLYHGSFRVRGDVLEIQPAYEDVGIRVEYFGDEIERIQRFDLLRGEALEELDKVSIFPKTHYVTPKDRLQRAIETIRLELAERLAQLSDEGKLLEFQRLEQRTRFDLEMLQEIGYCHGIENYSRHLSGRAAGEAPPTLLDYLPDDFLLVVDESHQTIPQVRAMYHGDRSRKQTLVDYGFRLPSALDNRPLQFEEFDQRVGQRIYVSATPAPWELERTEGVVVEQVIRPTGLLDPEIVVRPAQGQVDDLVGEIRRVVDRRERVLVTTLTKRMAEELSQYLTELGFRVRYMHSDVDTLERVEIVTSLRRGEFDVLVGINLLREGLDIPEVSLVAILDADKEGFLRSETSLVQTSGRAARNVHGQVIFYGDRVTRSMQAAMDETQRRRELQQEFNEEHGIEPATILKDIHSPLVAMANLDYYPVQRPALLEVAEGSELPLAQQIEMLEKKMKEAAKKLEFEQAAALRDKVKELRELQIYAG, from the coding sequence ATGCCGAATTTCGAGCTGATCTCATCGTTTACTCCCCAAGGCGACCAACCGCAGGCCATCGAATCCCTGGTGGAGGGGCTCGAAAGAGGAGACAAAGAACAAGTGCTGTTGGGGGTGACGGGGTCGGGAAAGACCTACACCATCGCCAAGATGGTGGAGGCGGTGAACCGGCCGACCCTGGTGCTCTCCCACAACAAGACACTGGCGGCGCAGCTTTTCCAGGAGTTCCGCAGCTTTTTCCCCAACAACGCGGTGGAGTATTTCGTCTCGTACTACGACTATTACCAGCCGGAGGCCTACGTTCCGGCCAGCGATACGTACATCGAGAAGGAAACCAGCATCAACGATGAGATCGACCGTCTGCGCTTGCGGGCGACGAAGGCGCTCTTCGACCGTCGGGACGTGCTCATCGTGGCGTCGGTGTCGTGCATCTACGGCCTGGGCTCGCCGGAGGCGTTCTTCGGCATGCTGCATTTTTTCGAGCGGGGCCAGGAGGAAGGGCTGGAGGTGGCGCTGTCGAAGCTGGTGGCGATGCAATACGAGCGCACCAACATGGATCTCTACCACGGCAGCTTTCGGGTCCGTGGGGACGTGCTGGAGATCCAGCCGGCCTACGAGGACGTGGGGATACGGGTGGAGTATTTCGGCGACGAGATCGAGCGCATCCAGCGTTTTGATCTGCTCCGGGGGGAGGCGCTGGAGGAGCTGGACAAGGTCTCGATCTTCCCCAAGACCCACTATGTGACTCCCAAAGACCGCCTGCAAAGGGCCATCGAGACGATCCGGCTGGAGTTGGCAGAGCGGCTGGCGCAGCTCAGTGACGAGGGCAAGCTCCTGGAGTTCCAGCGGCTGGAGCAGCGGACTCGCTTCGATCTGGAGATGCTGCAGGAGATCGGCTATTGCCACGGCATCGAGAACTACTCGCGTCACCTGAGCGGCCGGGCTGCGGGGGAGGCTCCACCGACCTTGCTGGATTATCTGCCCGACGATTTCCTCCTGGTGGTGGACGAGAGCCACCAGACGATTCCGCAGGTGCGGGCGATGTACCACGGGGACCGCTCCCGCAAGCAGACGCTGGTGGATTATGGATTCCGGCTGCCCAGCGCGCTGGACAATCGGCCGCTGCAATTCGAAGAGTTCGACCAGCGGGTAGGGCAGCGCATCTATGTCTCGGCGACGCCGGCGCCGTGGGAGTTGGAGCGCACGGAGGGGGTGGTGGTGGAGCAGGTGATCCGGCCTACGGGGCTGCTCGATCCGGAGATCGTGGTGCGGCCGGCGCAGGGGCAGGTGGACGATCTGGTGGGAGAGATTCGCCGGGTGGTGGATCGCCGGGAGCGGGTCTTGGTGACCACGCTGACCAAGCGCATGGCGGAGGAGTTGTCGCAATACCTGACGGAGTTGGGCTTCCGGGTGCGCTACATGCACAGCGATGTGGACACGCTGGAACGGGTGGAGATCGTGACTTCCTTGCGGCGGGGAGAGTTCGACGTGCTGGTGGGGATCAATCTCTTGCGCGAGGGGTTGGATATCCCAGAGGTCTCGTTGGTGGCGATCCTCGACGCGGACAAGGAAGGCTTCCTACGCTCGGAGACCTCTCTGGTGCAGACCTCCGGCCGCGCCGCGCGCAATGTGCATGGGCAGGTGATTTTCTATGGGGATCGGGTGACGCGGTCGATGCAGGCGGCGATGGATGAGACCCAGCGGCGGCGGGAGCTGCAGCAGGAGTTCAATGAGGAGCACGGCATCGAGCCGGCGACGATCCTGAAGGACATTCACAGTCCGCTGGTGGCCATGGCCAATCTCGATTACTACCCGGTCCAGCGGCCGGCGTTGTTGGAGGTGGCGGAGGGCTCGGAGCTGCCGTTGGCGCAGCAGATCGAGATGTTGGAGAAGAAGATGAAGGAAGCCGCCAAGAAGCTCGAATTCGAGCAGGCGGCGGCGTTGCGGGACAAGGTCAAGGAGCTGCGGGAGCTGCAGATTTATGCGGGCTGA